In Pasteurella multocida subsp. multocida OH4807, a genomic segment contains:
- a CDS encoding octaprenyl-diphosphate synthase (COG0142 Geranylgeranyl pyrophosphate synthase) codes for MNIDAIQRLIQCDMQKTNETILAQLNSDVALINQLGYYIIQSGGKRIRPMIAILAARALGFTGDAPITCATFIEFIHTATLLHDDVVDESELRRGNPTANAEFGNAASVLVGDFIYTRAFQLMTQLDSLRILKVMSDATNVIAEGEVQQLMNVNDPDTTEENYMQVIYGKTARLFEAATHCSAILAQATSQQEEALQNYGRYLGTAFQLIDDILDYSANAKALGKNVGDDLAEGKPTLPLLHAMHHGSAEQSALIREAIEQGGKRDILDEVLAIMTEHHSLDYAMSRAKAEAQKAVDAIAMLPESEYKQALISLAYLSVDRTY; via the coding sequence ATGAATATTGATGCAATCCAGCGATTGATTCAGTGTGATATGCAAAAAACAAACGAGACAATTTTAGCACAGCTAAATTCTGATGTCGCGTTGATTAATCAGCTTGGCTATTACATTATCCAAAGCGGTGGAAAACGTATTCGCCCAATGATTGCTATCCTAGCCGCACGTGCGTTAGGATTCACTGGCGATGCCCCGATTACCTGTGCAACATTTATTGAATTTATTCACACTGCCACTTTATTGCATGACGATGTCGTTGATGAATCAGAATTGCGCCGTGGCAATCCTACTGCCAACGCTGAATTTGGTAACGCAGCAAGTGTATTAGTTGGTGACTTTATTTACACTCGCGCCTTTCAATTAATGACACAATTAGATTCATTACGTATTCTAAAAGTAATGTCTGATGCAACAAATGTGATTGCAGAAGGTGAAGTTCAACAACTAATGAACGTAAATGATCCTGATACGACAGAAGAAAATTACATGCAGGTCATCTACGGCAAAACAGCACGTTTATTTGAAGCAGCGACACATTGTTCAGCAATTCTTGCTCAAGCGACTTCACAACAAGAAGAAGCATTACAAAATTACGGTCGCTATCTCGGTACGGCATTTCAATTAATTGATGATATTTTAGACTATAGTGCAAATGCGAAAGCGCTAGGCAAAAATGTCGGAGATGATTTAGCGGAAGGCAAACCCACCTTACCATTATTACACGCCATGCATCATGGCTCAGCGGAACAGTCAGCCCTTATTCGCGAAGCGATTGAACAAGGTGGAAAACGCGATATTTTAGATGAAGTGTTAGCGATTATGACAGAACATCACTCTCTCGACTATGCCATGAGCCGTGCAAAAGCTGAAGCACAAAAAGCTGTTGATGCCATTGCAATGTTGCCCGAAAGTGAATATAAACAAGCATTAATCTCTTTAGCATATTTATCCGTCGATCGTACTTACTAA
- the obgE gene encoding GTPase CgtA (COG0536 Predicted GTPase) has protein sequence MKFIDEALIRVEAGDGGNGCVSFRREKYIPKGGPDGGDGGDGGDVYLIADENLNTLIDYRFEKRFAAGRGENGRSAGCTGHRGNDITLRVPVGTRAIDHDTKEVLGDLTKHGAKMLVAKGGYHGLGNTRFKSSVNRAPRQKTNGTPGEKRDLQLELMLLADVGMLGLPNAGKSTFIRAVSAAKPKVADYPFTTLVPSLGVVRVDEKHSFVVADIPGLIEGAAEGAGLGVRFLKHLERCRVLIHLVDIAPIDESDPADNIAIIESELFQYSEALADKPRWLVFNKIDTMSDEEAHERAKAITTRLGWEEDYYLISAVTGKNVSPLCRDIMDFIIANPRQEAEEIEQNTEVKFKWDDYHQTQLAEHQFDDDDDWDDWSEEDEEGVETIYKP, from the coding sequence ATGAAATTTATTGATGAAGCGCTAATCCGTGTTGAAGCTGGCGATGGTGGAAATGGCTGTGTCAGTTTCCGACGTGAAAAATATATTCCTAAGGGAGGTCCTGATGGTGGTGATGGTGGCGATGGTGGGGACGTTTATTTAATCGCAGATGAAAACCTTAACACATTAATTGATTACCGTTTTGAAAAACGTTTTGCAGCGGGACGTGGTGAGAATGGTCGCAGCGCAGGTTGTACTGGTCACCGTGGTAATGATATTACCTTGCGTGTACCCGTTGGAACACGTGCTATTGATCATGATACCAAAGAAGTACTGGGAGACCTCACTAAGCATGGTGCTAAAATGTTAGTCGCAAAAGGCGGGTATCATGGGTTAGGTAATACCCGTTTTAAATCGTCTGTAAATCGTGCACCACGCCAGAAAACTAACGGTACACCAGGTGAAAAACGTGATCTACAATTAGAATTAATGTTGTTGGCGGATGTCGGTATGCTTGGCTTACCTAATGCTGGTAAATCGACCTTTATTCGCGCCGTTTCAGCCGCTAAACCTAAAGTGGCAGATTATCCTTTTACGACGCTCGTACCAAGTTTAGGGGTAGTACGTGTTGATGAAAAACATAGTTTCGTGGTTGCTGATATTCCAGGCTTAATTGAGGGGGCAGCAGAAGGCGCAGGATTAGGCGTGCGCTTTTTGAAACATTTAGAGCGTTGTCGTGTTTTGATTCACTTAGTGGACATTGCGCCAATTGATGAAAGTGACCCAGCAGATAATATTGCGATTATTGAATCTGAATTATTTCAGTACAGTGAAGCGCTTGCGGATAAGCCTCGTTGGTTAGTGTTTAATAAAATTGATACGATGAGTGATGAAGAAGCCCATGAACGTGCTAAAGCCATTACAACACGTCTAGGTTGGGAAGAGGATTATTATCTCATTTCAGCCGTGACAGGTAAAAATGTATCGCCACTTTGTCGTGACATTATGGATTTCATTATTGCGAACCCTCGTCAAGAAGCAGAAGAGATTGAGCAAAATACAGAGGTGAAATTCAAATGGGATGATTATCACCAAACACAATTAGCAGAACATCAATTTGATGACGATGATGATTGGGATGATTGGTCAGAGGAAGATGAAGAAGGCGTAGAAACGATCTACAAGCCATAA
- a CDS encoding hypothetical protein (COG0697 Permeases of the drug/metabolite transporter (DMT) superfamily), protein MQQPILGFFFALIAACMWGSLPIALQQVLQVMDAQTIVWFRFAVATIGLLFILHVTKKLPNFKVLRSQHWLLILLGILGLSANFFLYNVALQYIPPTTSQVFSPLSSFGMLLAGVWLFKEHFARHQQMGLLLLVVGLVFFFNDRAEDFLHFSVYVKGIIVCISASLVWVAYGVCQKLLSTRLTAQQVLLPIYIGCSIVFIPVANIEQVANLNTFQVICLIYCCLNTLVAYGAYAEALHHWDVTKVSAIVTQIPILTLLFSEIAQWIAPEYFKYENLNWISYIGALLVVTGALFSATGHRIFRNIKK, encoded by the coding sequence ATGCAACAACCCATACTCGGATTTTTTTTCGCATTGATTGCTGCTTGTATGTGGGGGTCTTTGCCTATCGCTTTGCAGCAGGTTTTGCAAGTGATGGATGCACAAACAATCGTATGGTTCCGTTTTGCTGTTGCTACAATAGGCTTGTTATTTATACTTCATGTCACTAAAAAGTTACCGAATTTTAAAGTACTTCGGTCACAGCATTGGCTACTTATCCTATTGGGGATTTTAGGATTATCAGCAAACTTCTTTTTATATAATGTTGCTCTGCAATATATCCCACCGACCACGAGCCAAGTGTTTAGTCCACTGAGTTCTTTTGGTATGTTGTTAGCGGGTGTATGGTTGTTTAAAGAACATTTTGCACGCCATCAACAAATGGGGTTGCTCTTGCTTGTTGTTGGATTGGTATTTTTTTTCAATGATCGTGCTGAGGACTTTTTACACTTTAGTGTTTATGTGAAAGGGATTATCGTTTGTATTAGCGCCAGTCTTGTTTGGGTCGCTTATGGTGTTTGCCAAAAATTACTTTCTACCCGTTTGACAGCACAGCAAGTCTTATTACCTATTTATATTGGCTGCTCAATTGTTTTTATACCAGTTGCAAATATTGAACAGGTGGCAAACTTAAATACGTTTCAAGTCATTTGCTTAATATATTGCTGTTTGAATACACTCGTGGCTTATGGTGCTTATGCTGAGGCATTACATCATTGGGATGTGACAAAAGTGAGTGCGATCGTCACTCAAATACCCATCTTAACATTATTGTTTTCTGAAATCGCACAATGGATCGCGCCAGAATATTTTAAATATGAAAATCTGAATTGGATCAGCTATATTGGGGCATTGTTAGTCGTTACTGGGGCATTATTTTCTGCAACAGGACATCGAATTTTTAGAAATATCAAAAAATAA
- a CDS encoding integral membrane protein (COG0697 Permeases of the drug/metabolite transporter (DMT) superfamily), whose protein sequence is MNNMKQQQPVMGFLFALITAMAWGSLPIALQRVVAVMTPQTIVWYRFLVAALGLFIILGLTKKLPKISQFLPRYRLLALVGVIGLAGNFVLFNTSLKYIEPSIAQIFGQLSSFTMMIFGVVFFKEKLRLNQKIGLGLLIVGLVLFFNDRFTLFFSINAYSTGIFLAASAALIWSIYGIAQKLMLREFNSQQILFVIYIGCAFVFTPFAEVEQVTVLSGWTLFCFIYCCLNTLVGYGAYAEALNRWDVSKVSVVITLMPLFTILFSYLLYLFYPQHFSKPDLNSMSYIGAFVVVLGAITSAIGHKFIKR, encoded by the coding sequence ATGAATAATATGAAACAACAGCAACCCGTGATGGGTTTTCTATTTGCATTAATCACTGCAATGGCATGGGGGTCTTTACCAATTGCTTTGCAGCGTGTTGTGGCGGTAATGACTCCGCAAACAATAGTATGGTACCGTTTCTTAGTTGCGGCACTAGGACTATTTATTATTTTAGGTTTGACAAAAAAATTACCTAAAATCTCACAATTTTTGCCCCGTTATCGTCTATTAGCACTTGTCGGAGTAATTGGGTTAGCGGGTAATTTTGTGTTATTTAATACATCGTTAAAATATATTGAACCCTCTATTGCTCAAATTTTTGGGCAACTATCTTCGTTTACTATGATGATTTTTGGCGTCGTTTTCTTTAAAGAAAAATTGCGCTTGAACCAAAAAATTGGACTCGGCTTGTTAATTGTGGGGTTAGTTTTATTCTTTAATGATCGCTTTACGTTATTCTTTAGTATTAATGCTTACTCAACAGGGATCTTTTTAGCGGCTTCAGCTGCATTGATCTGGAGCATTTATGGGATAGCACAGAAACTGATGTTACGTGAATTTAATTCACAGCAAATTTTGTTTGTCATTTATATTGGTTGTGCCTTTGTTTTTACTCCTTTTGCAGAAGTTGAGCAAGTGACCGTATTAAGCGGTTGGACATTATTTTGTTTTATTTATTGTTGTTTAAATACATTGGTTGGTTATGGTGCTTATGCTGAGGCACTTAATCGCTGGGATGTATCAAAAGTCAGTGTGGTGATTACATTAATGCCATTATTTACGATTTTGTTTTCTTATTTACTGTATCTTTTTTATCCGCAGCATTTTTCAAAACCAGATTTAAATTCAATGAGTTATATTGGTGCATTCGTAGTCGTGTTAGGTGCAATTACTTCTGCGATTGGACACAAATTTATTAAGCGTTAG
- a CDS encoding U62 family peptidase 2 TldD (COG0312 Predicted Zn-dependent proteases and their inactivated homologs): MIKTVSNILLTPSNLSLTDLQNTFDLLSHRHIDYADLYFQLSQDENWVLEDGIIKEGGFHIDRGVGVRAVSGEKTGFAYADQIDLANLHQCANAVKGIADIKQGNMIMPSQFQQVDPILRYQAINPLNSLSKEKKIELLHLVDKAARREDARVVQVSASLSSVYEEVLIVATDGTLAADIRPLVRLSIAVLVEQDGKRERGSAGAGGRFGLEWFLDTEQGEIRAVYFAKEAVRQALVNLSAIDAPAGMMPVVLGAGWPGVLLHEAVGHGLEGDFNRKESSLFTGKIGELVTSPLCTIVDDGTLQNRRGSITIDDEGVPGQYNVLIKDGVLQGYMQDKMNARLMGVAPTGNGRRESYAHLPMPRMTNTYMLAGQSQFDDLIASVDFGLFAPHFGGGQVDITSGKFVFSSSEAYLIEKGKITKPVKGATLIGSGIEVMQNISMVADQVEIDHGIGVCGKEGQSVPVGVGQPALKIEKITVGGTN; this comes from the coding sequence ATGATTAAAACGGTTAGTAATATCTTGCTTACACCAAGCAATCTTTCTTTAACAGATCTGCAGAATACCTTTGATCTGCTTTCGCATCGTCATATTGATTACGCTGATTTGTATTTTCAATTAAGCCAAGATGAAAATTGGGTGCTTGAAGATGGCATTATCAAAGAAGGCGGTTTTCATATCGATCGAGGCGTAGGGGTGCGCGCAGTGAGCGGTGAGAAAACGGGGTTTGCTTATGCGGATCAAATTGATTTAGCCAATTTACATCAATGTGCGAATGCAGTCAAAGGCATTGCGGATATTAAGCAAGGCAATATGATCATGCCATCCCAATTTCAGCAAGTTGATCCCATTTTGCGTTATCAAGCGATTAATCCACTGAATAGTTTGAGTAAAGAAAAGAAAATAGAATTACTGCATTTAGTTGATAAGGCTGCTCGTCGTGAAGATGCTCGCGTAGTGCAAGTTTCTGCCAGTTTGAGTTCTGTTTATGAAGAAGTGTTAATTGTCGCAACGGATGGTACGTTGGCAGCAGATATTCGTCCATTAGTGCGTCTATCTATCGCCGTGCTAGTTGAACAAGATGGAAAACGTGAGCGTGGTAGTGCGGGAGCAGGAGGACGTTTTGGCTTGGAATGGTTTTTAGACACAGAACAAGGTGAAATCAGAGCGGTCTATTTTGCGAAAGAAGCAGTACGTCAGGCATTAGTGAATTTAAGCGCTATTGATGCGCCAGCTGGAATGATGCCTGTTGTCTTAGGGGCGGGCTGGCCAGGCGTGTTATTACATGAAGCAGTTGGTCATGGGCTAGAAGGTGATTTTAATCGTAAAGAAAGTTCTTTGTTTACGGGCAAAATTGGTGAGTTAGTCACATCACCACTGTGTACGATTGTCGATGATGGGACGTTACAAAATCGTCGTGGCTCGATTACTATAGATGATGAAGGTGTACCAGGGCAATATAATGTGTTAATTAAGGATGGGGTCTTACAAGGGTATATGCAAGATAAGATGAATGCCCGTTTGATGGGCGTTGCTCCAACGGGAAATGGTCGTCGTGAATCTTATGCTCATTTACCGATGCCTCGTATGACGAATACCTATATGCTTGCAGGACAAAGTCAGTTTGATGATTTAATAGCCTCCGTTGATTTTGGTCTTTTTGCACCGCACTTTGGTGGTGGTCAAGTGGATATTACTTCTGGTAAATTTGTGTTTTCAAGCTCAGAGGCCTACTTAATTGAAAAAGGCAAAATTACTAAGCCTGTAAAAGGTGCAACCTTAATTGGGAGTGGTATTGAAGTCATGCAAAATATCTCGATGGTTGCCGATCAGGTTGAAATTGACCACGGGATTGGTGTGTGTGGCAAAGAAGGACAAAGTGTTCCTGTTGGTGTCGGACAACCTGCATTAAAAATTGAAAAAATCACAGTAGGTGGGACAAATTAA
- the rpmA gene encoding 50S ribosomal protein L27 (COG0211 Ribosomal protein L27), with protein sequence MATKKAGGSTRNGRDSEAKRLGVKRFGGESVLAGSIIVRQRGTKFHAGSNVGMGRDHTLFATADGKVKFEVKGDKNRKYVSIVTE encoded by the coding sequence ATGGCAACTAAAAAAGCTGGTGGTTCAACTCGTAACGGTCGTGATTCTGAAGCTAAACGCCTTGGTGTTAAACGTTTCGGTGGCGAATCTGTATTAGCAGGTAGCATCATCGTTCGTCAACGTGGTACAAAATTCCACGCAGGTTCAAACGTTGGTATGGGTCGTGACCATACATTATTTGCAACAGCAGATGGTAAAGTTAAATTTGAAGTTAAAGGCGATAAAAATCGTAAATACGTCAGTATCGTGACTGAGTAA
- a CDS encoding bifunctional N-succinyldiaminopimelate- aminotransferase/acetylornithine transaminase protein (COG4992 Ornithine/acetylornithine aminotransferase): MTQYTRDTFDHVMIQNYTPADFIPVKAKGSRVWDQQGKEYIDFTSGIAVNSLGHCPDEIVDVLTQQGQTLWHSSNWFTSEPALALATKLVEKTFAERVMFVNSGAEANEAALKLARRYAVDHAGYQKSKIIAFKQSFHGRTFFTVSVGGQSKYSDGFGPKPADIVHVPFNDLEAVKAVIDDHTCAVIVEPIQGESGVIPADTAFLIGLRELCNQYRALLIFDEVQTGVGRTGHFYAYMKYGVVPDILTSAKALGNGFPIGAMLTTHEVGKSFAPGVHGTTFGGNPLACAVAGKVVDKITEEGFLEKVNRTSTQFIEALQQINQKCALFKAIRGQGLLVGAELNDAYHGKASDLVKKAAAQGLMILVAGPNVLRFAPALNISEEELIEGLARLEACLIG; this comes from the coding sequence ATGACACAATATACACGCGATACATTTGATCACGTCATGATTCAGAACTATACCCCTGCTGATTTTATCCCAGTTAAAGCAAAAGGGAGTCGAGTATGGGATCAACAGGGAAAAGAATATATTGATTTTACCAGTGGCATTGCCGTGAATAGCTTAGGACACTGCCCTGATGAAATTGTTGATGTATTAACACAGCAGGGGCAGACTTTATGGCATTCAAGTAACTGGTTTACGAGCGAGCCAGCATTAGCATTGGCAACGAAATTAGTTGAAAAAACCTTTGCAGAGCGAGTGATGTTTGTGAATTCTGGGGCAGAGGCAAATGAAGCTGCATTAAAATTGGCACGTCGTTATGCTGTCGATCACGCAGGCTATCAAAAAAGTAAAATTATTGCATTTAAACAAAGCTTTCATGGGCGAACTTTTTTTACGGTCAGTGTAGGCGGTCAATCCAAATATTCTGATGGGTTTGGACCCAAACCTGCCGACATTGTACATGTTCCTTTCAATGATTTAGAGGCGGTTAAAGCGGTGATTGATGATCACACTTGTGCGGTGATTGTTGAACCTATTCAAGGTGAGAGTGGGGTAATTCCTGCAGATACGGCTTTCTTAATCGGCTTGCGTGAGCTCTGTAATCAATATCGTGCTTTGTTGATTTTTGATGAAGTTCAAACAGGCGTTGGGCGAACTGGGCATTTTTATGCCTATATGAAATATGGTGTAGTGCCCGATATTTTGACGTCAGCTAAAGCATTGGGTAATGGTTTCCCAATTGGTGCGATGTTGACGACACATGAAGTGGGGAAAAGCTTTGCACCAGGCGTACATGGAACCACGTTTGGTGGCAATCCATTGGCTTGTGCTGTCGCAGGAAAAGTGGTGGATAAGATTACAGAAGAAGGTTTTTTAGAAAAAGTGAACCGCACTTCAACGCAATTCATCGAGGCATTACAACAAATCAATCAAAAATGTGCTCTATTTAAGGCAATTCGTGGTCAAGGCTTGTTGGTTGGCGCAGAGCTGAATGACGCTTATCACGGTAAAGCAAGTGATTTGGTGAAAAAAGCGGCTGCACAAGGACTCATGATTTTAGTTGCAGGTCCAAATGTTTTACGTTTTGCACCGGCATTGAATATTTCTGAGGAAGAGTTAATTGAAGGGTTGGCAAGATTGGAAGCATGTTTGATTGGCTGA
- a CDS encoding hypothetical protein (COG1636 Uncharacterized protein conserved in bacteria): MTEQQIPTKKTRKGKDPNAPFVREKLTLPNGHNKLLLHSCCAPCSGEVMEAIHASGIEFTIYFYNPNIHPLKEYLIRKEENIRFAEKWGIPFIDADYDRQEWFDRAKGMEDEPERGIRCTMCFDMRFEKAAEYAHNNGFPVFTSCLGISRWKDMNQINGCGHRAAEKYDDVVYWDYNWRKGGGSQRMIEISKRERFYQQEYCGCVYSLRDTNKWREANGRQKIEIGKLYYSAD; this comes from the coding sequence ATGACAGAACAACAGATCCCAACGAAAAAAACACGCAAAGGTAAAGATCCTAATGCACCTTTTGTACGTGAAAAATTAACGCTACCAAATGGCCATAACAAATTGTTATTACACTCTTGTTGTGCGCCTTGCTCTGGAGAAGTGATGGAAGCGATTCACGCCTCGGGCATTGAATTTACAATTTATTTCTATAATCCGAATATTCACCCATTAAAAGAATATTTAATTCGCAAAGAAGAAAACATTCGCTTTGCTGAAAAATGGGGCATTCCGTTTATTGATGCAGACTACGATCGCCAAGAATGGTTTGATCGCGCAAAAGGGATGGAGGATGAACCTGAGCGTGGTATTCGTTGCACCATGTGTTTCGATATGCGCTTTGAAAAAGCGGCAGAATATGCACACAATAACGGTTTTCCTGTTTTCACAAGTTGTTTAGGCATCTCACGTTGGAAAGATATGAACCAAATTAATGGTTGTGGGCATCGTGCAGCAGAAAAATATGACGATGTGGTGTATTGGGACTATAACTGGCGTAAAGGTGGCGGTTCACAGCGAATGATTGAAATCAGTAAACGGGAACGTTTTTATCAACAAGAATATTGTGGCTGTGTTTATTCATTGCGTGATACAAACAAATGGCGCGAAGCGAATGGACGCCAAAAAATTGAAATCGGTAAATTGTATTACTCAGCCGACTAA
- the rplU gene encoding 50S ribosomal protein L21 (COG0261 Ribosomal protein L21), whose product MYAVFQSGGKQHRVSEGQVVRLEKLEVATGETVEFDSVLMIVNGEDVKIGAPVVTGGKVVAEVVAHGRGDKVKIVKFRRRKHSRKQQGHRQWFTEVKITGIQA is encoded by the coding sequence ATGTACGCAGTTTTTCAAAGTGGCGGTAAACAACACCGAGTAAGCGAAGGTCAAGTAGTTCGTTTAGAAAAACTTGAAGTTGCAACTGGTGAAACAGTTGAGTTTGACTCAGTGTTAATGATCGTTAACGGTGAAGATGTTAAAATTGGTGCCCCAGTTGTTACTGGTGGTAAAGTCGTGGCAGAAGTTGTTGCACACGGTCGTGGCGATAAAGTAAAAATCGTTAAATTCCGTCGTCGTAAACACAGCCGTAAACAACAAGGTCATCGTCAGTGGTTCACAGAAGTGAAAATCACTGGGATTCAAGCATAA
- a CDS encoding 3-phosphoshikimate 1-carboxyvinyltransferase (COG0128 5-enolpyruvylshikimate-3-phosphate synthase) gives MHHATEITLNPMTAVEGEINLPGSKSLSNRALLLAALAHGKTTLTNLLDSDDVRHMLNALKWLGVNYQLSEDKSICEVEGLGKAFQWQSGLALFLGNAGTAMRPLTAALCLAEPEHAGQHEIILTGEPRMKERPIAHLVDALRQLGAEIQYLEQEGYPPLVIRNTGLTGGQVKIDGSVSSQFLTALLMALPMAKADTDIEIIGDLVSKPYIDMTLNMMKVFGVEVDNQHYQRFLVKGNQRYQSPTTFLVEGDASSASYFLAAGAIKGKVKVTGVGKNSIQGDRLFADVLAKMGAKITWGDDFIQVEKGELKGIDMDMNHIPDAAMTIATTALFAEGETVIRNIHNWRVKETDRLSAMATELRKIGAEVEEGEDFIRIQPLALDKFQQAEIETYNDHRIAMCFALIALSDTPVTLLDPKCTAKTFPSFFDEFLSLGKSEHQDEQKS, from the coding sequence ATGCATCACGCAACTGAGATTACGTTAAACCCGATGACCGCTGTTGAGGGCGAAATTAACCTACCAGGCTCTAAAAGTCTATCCAATCGTGCACTATTATTAGCCGCACTGGCGCATGGAAAAACAACGTTGACGAATTTACTAGATAGTGATGATGTTCGTCACATGCTCAATGCGCTCAAATGGTTAGGCGTGAACTATCAACTGTCTGAAGATAAATCGATTTGTGAAGTCGAAGGATTAGGTAAAGCATTCCAGTGGCAAAGTGGCTTAGCGTTATTTTTAGGTAATGCAGGGACCGCAATGCGTCCACTCACGGCAGCATTGTGTTTAGCTGAACCTGAACACGCAGGTCAACATGAAATCATCCTAACGGGTGAACCGCGTATGAAAGAACGCCCTATTGCCCATCTCGTTGATGCGCTCAGACAGCTTGGCGCAGAAATACAATACCTTGAACAAGAGGGTTATCCTCCGCTTGTTATTCGTAACACTGGGCTCACAGGAGGGCAAGTTAAAATCGATGGTTCTGTTTCTTCTCAATTTCTCACCGCGCTTTTAATGGCACTTCCCATGGCAAAGGCAGATACCGATATTGAAATCATCGGGGACTTAGTATCAAAACCTTACATTGACATGACGTTAAATATGATGAAAGTCTTCGGTGTCGAAGTAGATAATCAACATTATCAACGTTTCTTAGTTAAAGGAAATCAACGATACCAATCTCCAACGACATTCTTAGTTGAAGGTGACGCCTCCTCTGCTTCTTACTTTTTGGCAGCTGGTGCCATTAAGGGAAAAGTTAAAGTCACGGGCGTAGGTAAAAACAGCATTCAAGGTGACCGCCTATTTGCTGACGTTTTAGCAAAAATGGGGGCCAAAATCACCTGGGGGGATGATTTTATCCAAGTAGAAAAAGGCGAGCTAAAAGGCATAGATATGGATATGAATCATATCCCTGATGCAGCAATGACGATTGCGACGACTGCGCTCTTTGCGGAAGGTGAAACCGTTATTCGTAATATTCACAATTGGCGAGTCAAAGAAACCGATCGTCTCTCTGCTATGGCTACTGAGCTTCGTAAAATTGGTGCCGAAGTAGAAGAGGGGGAAGATTTTATTCGTATTCAACCTCTTGCTTTAGATAAATTTCAACAGGCTGAAATTGAAACATACAATGATCATCGTATTGCGATGTGCTTTGCCCTTATCGCATTATCCGATACCCCAGTCACCCTGTTAGATCCTAAGTGTACTGCTAAAACCTTCCCTTCCTTTTTTGATGAATTTTTAAGCTTAGGGAAATCAGAACATCAAGACGAACAAAAAAGCTAA